The following is a genomic window from Rutidosis leptorrhynchoides isolate AG116_Rl617_1_P2 chromosome 8, CSIRO_AGI_Rlap_v1, whole genome shotgun sequence.
TGGAAAAATAGAAATGTTTGCACCTTCACTAAGTCAAAACCTACTTGTGATCTTGTTTTCAAGGAAATACAGTTGAAGACTTTTGAATGGATCTCTAATAGAAATAAAAAGTCATCGCTTGAATGGGACCTTTGGATCTCTAATCCTCGAGCTTTCGATTCAAATGCCATAGCATCTAAGAGGACTGGTATTGGCTAATAGATATTTCACCTGTAGGTTTTTTGCCTCACTCCTGGAGTAGTCGTTTTGGACGGGGAGAAATTGGGCTGGTCCGGCGTGCTTTGTCATTGAATTGCCAACACTGTGCTTCGGGCCATCCCAGCTTGTCCTTCTCAAGTTAAATCCCCCCTTAACGATAATGAACGGACTACGGCGTTTTTCTACGTGTTTGGTGGGACTATCTGTGCTAAGTGCTTTTCTCTCGTTTTGGTTCTCGTTTTGGTTTATCCTAGGTGTATATTTCTCGTTTTGTTGATTGACTATAACTTGTATATTCTttcctatattaataatatattttatctttttgccgttaaaaaaaagtgTGTATTACtaagatatttataaaagtataaCACCAAATTAATCAAATTCAAAGTATTATGTTGCAATTTCCAAGCACAGAGTAGTGAAGTTCCTGATAAATCAAATTCAAGGTACAAACATATATTTTGACCAATATAAAACTAGATACACAAGGTTTAATATTCGATGATTTATATTAATTAACTGTTAATTGATTATGTGTGTCTGTGTGTCATGTAACATGTCATTTGCTTTAGCCCAATTATCAGTAGGATTAATCAAACTAAAACAAGCAATGTTCAATGTACATTTAATGCAAAGAAGTTATCAATAGATAACAATTAAAGAAATATTATTTAGAGATATTGTAGATATTATTCTTTTTACCAAGTAATATAAAACTGTGTTTGATGATAAACTAATACAGTAACTAACATTGAGAACATAACCTTAAATTAGATACTGCGTATACGTTTAGCAGATAAATCTAACGTTGTATGCTCTTATTGTATTCATTCTGATGGTTAATttcccattttttttttctttctttttagtgATTAATCAAAGATATAGTGGACCTTATTTTGCCCCACATTCGTTTACTAATAAAGTTAAAGTTTTATCTTCCCAATCCAAAAATCCAGTGCAAAATAGTACTTGTTAAATCCAATTTGTGTTGTCCTAATTTGAATTTAACAAAAATATCTTCCACTTAATGTTTTTCCGATAAAAGTAAGCTAGTCGAACAAgttattttatttatgtatttttttttcttgAAAAGCAAGAAAGGATATTATTAATCACGAAATGCACGAAGGTACAATATAGGGGATGATATACATCCTTACACACGATTAACACAAATTACAACAAACGGAGGGGTTGCAAAGAGGGCAACCCTCATTATACATAATCCTATAACGAATGGTACATGCCCGGATTAGTTAACCAAATCCAGTCGAATTTCTTCCCGTTCGATCTTTGGAAAATCCATTCAAATGATTTACTTTGTATTTCGGTTAAGGTAACCGGCGATGACCACAAATTCCCTTTAAAAACCATGTTATTTCGGTTCCTCCAAATGTAATAAGCGTATACCCACTAAACCGCTTGCCAAACTTTATTTCCAAAACATGACATAGCGGAGGATGAGTTACCACGAAGAATTTCATTGGTGCTAAGGTTCACGAAATTACCAAGTCCCCACCACCGGTAAACTTTATTCCAAACTTCCATACCATATGAGCAAAAAATAAAAGTATGATCTATAGATTCCGTGTCATCATCGCATAGGAGACAACGAACGCTATGAAGATCAATACCTCTCTTGTCGAGCTCAATTCGTACCGGAAGCCTTCTCTTCACAAGCCGCCACACAAAAATTTTCAATTTTTTAGGAACAAAGTTATTACGCATAGTAGGTGTATCCGATAACGATCCAGTAGCCAGTAACTTTTCATCGACGATGTCGGATAAAATTTTGACAGTAAATTTATGGTTGCCCACTAATGACCACGTCCATGTATCAGTTATTTCTTTATCTCCAGTAAAAAGATTAATTGTTTGCATCTTACTTTCTGCATTACTTATCAGTAAAATTGTGTACTCAAGTCTACGTTGTATTCATTTAAAATTAGATTAGATATTCTAGAAAAAGAATATAGAGAGAGAAATTGTGTGAGAGagaaaatctagagagagagagagagggttaGGCAAGGCACAAGGGCAGGAGCGGAAGAGGCGCGAAGGAACTACAACGGTATCTATGGGAACAACATTCACGAGAATCAGAATCGAAGTGGTTTGACTTCATACATGTTTTTCAACTTCTCCGATGAATGGAAGGTGATTGATTTTTGGAAACTTTTCAAACAATATGGTTCGGTGAGGGATGTCTATATGGCAAAGAAGCGATTGCATAATGGCAAAAGGTTTGCTTTTGTAAGGTTTGCGAAAGTAGTCGATGCGGATAAACTACTAAAGTCACTGGAAGCAGTTCGTTTCAATGATGTGTCTATCAAGGTTTTCAAAGCTACTACTCGACCTCCAAGAAATCCGGGTTCAGATCAGCCTTCGACAAATGGTCAGGGTAATTATGGGACTCGAGTGGACATGAACCGATTCAATGATGATCGCAAGTATTCAGATGTCTTCAACAATGGACGAGAAGACTTGAGAGATATGCTCAACGACAAGAGAAAGAAACATGATCTCAATGCAAGGCATCAGGTTGAGAATGGTAATTCGAAAGGCAGGACTTTTTATGTGAAAGAGGAAAAGGCAATAGAGGCAAACAATAACCTACTAAATAGGTCTGTGGTTGGTGAGGCAAGAAATATGGGCATCTATAAAAATCTTGAGTCGATTTTGAAAGAAGAGGGATTCGAGGAAATCAAAATCAAGAGATTCTATAATCTCAGTTTAATGCTTGTACTTCCAAATACTGATGCTGCGAAGGAACTCGTTGAGGGCAACCATAAACTTAACAAATGGATTCATAAGGCGTGCATGTGGGATCTAGAGGTGTGGCCAGAAGGTAGAATGTCTTGGCTCTCGATAACAGGTGTTCCTCTACCATGTTGGACGGAGAATACCTTCAAATCAATCGCTGAGTGGTGGGGAACCGTGTATATCATGGAGAACTGTGAGTTGTCACGAAACCa
Proteins encoded in this region:
- the LOC139863419 gene encoding uncharacterized protein, with product MQTINLFTGDKEITDTWTWSLVGNHKFTVKILSDIVDEKLLATGSLSDTPTMRNNFVPKKLKIFVWRLVKRRLPVRIELDKRGIDLHSVRCLLCDDDTESIDHTFIFCSYGMEVWNKVYRWWGLGNFVNLSTNEILRGNSSSAMSCFGNKVWQAV